Proteins encoded in a region of the Thunnus thynnus chromosome 8, fThuThy2.1, whole genome shotgun sequence genome:
- the use1 gene encoding vesicle transport protein USE1, with protein MASRLEINFIRLLSRCESIASEKRVETEWRLEKYVGALEEMLVALRKSQSKPTQEVLTEYTRKVEFLKGLLEADKLSSPTEKALANQFLAPGRTPTIANERMPATKTVHMQTKARCTGEMRDELLGTGLSGKGTSETDLRNRRGLPLDERQSAAELDAVLQHHHNLQEKLAEDMLNLARNLKNNTLAAQSIIKEDNQTLSHSMRQADLNFEKLKTESERLEQHTKKSVNWLLWLMLILVSFTFISMILFIRIFPRLR; from the exons ATGGCTTCAAGACTAGAGATAAATTTTATCCGGTTATTATCTCGCTGTGAATCTATAGCGTCGGAGAAACGAGTGGAGACGGAATGGAGGCTGGAGAag TATGTTGGTGCCCTGGAGGAGATGTTGGTGGCTCTGAGGAAAAGCCAGAG CAAACCCACACAAGAAGTCCTGACTGAATACACAAGAAAAGTAGAATTTCTGAAGGGACTTCTAGAAGCAGACAAACTG TCCTCACCAACAGAAAAGGCTCTAGCTAATCAGTTCCTCGCCCCAGGGCGAACACCCACGATAGCCAATGAGAGGATGCCTGCCACTAAAACTGTCCACATGCAGACGAAGGCCCGATGTACCGGAGAGATGAGAGACGAGCTGCTCGGCACG GGGTTGTCAGGCAAAG GCACATCGGAAACAGACTTACGGAACAGAAG AGGTCTGCCTCTGGATGAGCGTCAGTCGGCTGCAGAGCTGGACGCCGTCCTGCAGCACCACCACAACCTGCAGGAGAAACTGGCCGAGGACATGCTCAACCTGGCCCGAAACCTGAAGAATAACACTCTGGCAGCACAGAGCATCATCAAGGAGGACAACCAG ACGCTGAGCCACTCTATGCGTCAGGCCGATCTGAACTTTGAGAAGCTGAAGACGGAGTCGGAGCGATTGGAGCAGCACACCAAGAAGTCCGTCAACTGGCTGCTGTGGCTGATGCTCATCCTTGTCTCCTTCACCTTCATCAGCATGATCCTCTTCATCAGAATCTTCCCCAGACTCAGATGA